A window of Calorimonas adulescens genomic DNA:
AATTACACCCACTGTAAACTCTCTGCCATCAATAAAGTCCGTAACCATTACAGGTGGATTGTAGGTATTAAGTTCTCTGTCCACCTTTTTAATGAGGCTGTCCATATCACAGACAAGGCTGTCCTGATGAATCCCTCTGCCTGAGCCCTCATCGGACGGCTTCACGAGCACAGGGAATTGTATGTTTTTTGTCTTGAGTTCATCTACACTGTAAACTGATATAAAATTGGGGGTAGGTATCCCCATGCTCTGAAACACCCTGCATGCATATCCCTTATTCAGCGACAGTGCATGACCCATTACGCTGGAGCCCGTGTACGGTATTCCAGCAAACTCAAGCATGGCAGGTAATTGGGCCAGTTTGCAGTCACCTTTTATACCGTTGCAAAGGTTAAAGACCATGTCTACCCTTTCTTCCCTTAGCCTTGCTATTATATTGTCATCGGCAATGAGGTCTATGCATTCAAACCTCTTTGATAAAACCTCCTTGATGTTTAAGACTGTTTCTCTCTTCTGTCTGTCCTCATGCCTTCCCTCTTCACCGGTAAGCAGGCCACTTCTCTGTTTATCTGTCACTATTGCTATCTTCATATTCCCTTCCCCCTTTACATTTTTTTAGCCATATATTAAAATTGCTATTGTAAACTAATTTATATATGGAGGTTGACAATAATGAAGACTCAAAAACTTGTTTTTATTGCTCTCATGGCTGCAATAGTCTCGGTGCTTGCACAGATTGCAATCCCCCTGCCGTTTACTCCTGTACCTTTTACACTGCAGGTTTTTGGCGTAGTACTGGCAGGATTGCTTTTGAGCCCAGCAGACGCCTTCCTTTCCATGCTGGTTTACATATTATTAGGGGCTGTTGGGATACCTGTCTTTGCTCAGTTTGAGGCAGGCCTGGCCGTCCTCACGGGCCCCAAGGGCGGCTTTTTAATCTCGTTCCCCCTGGCTGCTTATATCATAAGCGCAACATCCTATAAGAGGACAGGATGGTTATTCCCGGGCCTGGGCTGTTTAGCCGGCCTGGCCATAATCTATACCATTGGCACATTACAGCTTTCCACAGTAACCGGCATGGGCATGGTAAAGGCACTCTATGCGGGCACTATACCCTTTATCCCCTTTGACATAGCCAAGGCTGCCCTTGCCATTATCGTTGCAAGACCTGTCAAAAAAGCTCTTCTCAGCCTATCCTCTTGAGCCCTATATGAGGGTAGGCATTTAATGTCATATCAGAGATATTCCCTCTTAAATACTCATAATATGCATTGCATGCAATCATTGCAGCGTTGTCAGTGCAGTAGACCGGAGCAGGGTAATAGAATTTCAGCCCTGCTTTTTCAGCCTCCTCCTTAAGTTTCTGTCGGAGTGCCTTATTGCTGGAGACACCCCCAGCTATAGCCACCTTATCATAATTAAAGTCTATGGCCGCATTTATAAGTTTATCTATCAGCACCTCCACCACATTCTTCTGAAAGCTGGCTGCTATATCCTCGCCAGGCACCGGCTCCTGTCTCATTTTCAAGGAATTCACAAGGTTCAGCACCGCCGTCTTCACACCGCTGAAAGAAAAGTTATAGTCCCTCCTTGATGGATACGATTTCGGAAATTCGTAGGCACAGGGGTCGCCTCCCGCAGCCAGTTTCTCCAGGTTTGGCCCACCAGGATAAGGGAGCCCCAGTATTCTGGCAACCTTGTCAAATGCCTCTCCTGCTGCATCGTCTGTAGTCTTTCCTATAATTTCAAACTCAGTATAGTCCCTCACACCGACAATGTGGCTGTGGCCTCCTGATGCCACAAGGCACAGAAGTGGAGGCTCTAAATCCCTGTGCTCGATGAAGTTAGCCGAGATATGCCCTGCTATGTGGTTTACACCTACCAGGGGTTTGCCTAAGGCAAAGGCCAGGCCCTTCGCATAAGACACACCCACAAGCAGAGAGCCTATAAGGCCAGGCCCGGCTGTAACCCCTACCACATCTATATCTTCAAGACTGATGCCAGCCTCCTCTAAGGCCTCGTCCAATAAATAGTCTATGACTTCGATATGCCTTCTTGAAGCAATTTCAGGCACCACCCCACCATATATCTTATGGACCTCAACCTGCGATGAGATTATATTTGAAAGCACCTCTCTGCCGTTCTTTACAACTGCGACTGATGTCTCGTCGCAGGATGACTCTATCCCAATGGTTAATATATCCATCTTTCCACCTCATAAGTCATATTTCCACATGATAATGGCATCTTCGCCATTGTCCTGATAATACCCTTTACGCCTTCCATAAGCCTTAAAACCGTATTTGCGATAAAGGTTTTGGGCTATCTCGTTGGACGCCCTAACCTCAAGGGTCATGGATGTTGCCCCCCGTTTCCTTGCAGCCTCAATGAGCCCTTCCAGTAAGGCATTGCCTACCCCTATCCCCCTGTAATCCGGATGGACAGCAATATTTGTTATATGCGCCTCATCCAAAATGGCCCAGAAGCCCCCGTAACCGGCCACTACATCATCTATCATGGCTACAATATATGTAGCGCATTTATTCATGGTGACCTCCATCTCGAATGCCTCTTTGGCCCATGGTATGCTGAAGGACAGCTCTTCAATCTCAATTACACTGTCTACATGCTCTTTTGTCATAGGCACAATCCTTATGTTTTCCTTCATCATAAGACCCCTTACTATTTTCTAAGTTCCCTGAGGCGCTCTGCCTGAGGTTTTCTCATGTAAAACGGGGCAATCTTGTAAAGATTGTCCTCTTCCCCCGCCTTTAACTTTTCTATACCAAGCATGGCAATCGACGATGCTCTCGGCATCATGAGATAAGCTGGAGCCAATATAACGCCAGGTAGATTATCCCTAAACACTTCCGCATACCTCCTTGCCCCGTCTCCTGATATCATAACATCCCTTCCCCTGAGCTCGTGTATGAGGTCATGTATGCTTATCCCCATGTATTCGCTTACCCTCTTGCCGTCCTCATAGATAGCCGTATACACCTGTTCATTCCTCGCATCAAGCATTGGACAAACGGTGCGCCGCATATTAAACATATTGTATGCCAGGGCATCCAGTGTATTTATGCCAACTATAGGTTTGTCCAGTGCATGGCATATGGCCTTGGCATGGGCAAGGCCAATCCTGAGGCCGGTAAACGATCCCGGTCCAATCGTAACAGCAACCGCATCCACATCCTCTATCTTCATTTCAAGGGTCTTTAAAAGCCCTGCCATCATAGGCATAAACTTGACCGAATG
This region includes:
- the tsaB gene encoding tRNA (adenosine(37)-N6)-threonylcarbamoyltransferase complex dimerization subunit type 1 TsaB, coding for MRILGIDTSTSVGSAAVVEDDRILGEFYIESNMTHSVKFMPMMAGLLKTLEMKIEDVDAVAVTIGPGSFTGLRIGLAHAKAICHALDKPIVGINTLDALAYNMFNMRRTVCPMLDARNEQVYTAIYEDGKRVSEYMGISIHDLIHELRGRDVMISGDGARRYAEVFRDNLPGVILAPAYLMMPRASSIAMLGIEKLKAGEEDNLYKIAPFYMRKPQAERLRELRK
- the tsaD gene encoding tRNA (adenosine(37)-N6)-threonylcarbamoyltransferase complex transferase subunit TsaD; its protein translation is MDILTIGIESSCDETSVAVVKNGREVLSNIISSQVEVHKIYGGVVPEIASRRHIEVIDYLLDEALEEAGISLEDIDVVGVTAGPGLIGSLLVGVSYAKGLAFALGKPLVGVNHIAGHISANFIEHRDLEPPLLCLVASGGHSHIVGVRDYTEFEIIGKTTDDAAGEAFDKVARILGLPYPGGPNLEKLAAGGDPCAYEFPKSYPSRRDYNFSFSGVKTAVLNLVNSLKMRQEPVPGEDIAASFQKNVVEVLIDKLINAAIDFNYDKVAIAGGVSSNKALRQKLKEEAEKAGLKFYYPAPVYCTDNAAMIACNAYYEYLRGNISDMTLNAYPHIGLKRIG
- a CDS encoding D-alanine--D-alanine ligase family protein, yielding MKIAIVTDKQRSGLLTGEEGRHEDRQKRETVLNIKEVLSKRFECIDLIADDNIIARLREERVDMVFNLCNGIKGDCKLAQLPAMLEFAGIPYTGSSVMGHALSLNKGYACRVFQSMGIPTPNFISVYSVDELKTKNIQFPVLVKPSDEGSGRGIHQDSLVCDMDSLIKKVDRELNTYNPPVMVTDFIDGREFTVGVIGNGDEVEVLPIMEIGFDNLPQDMARFYSFEVKTYYGEKTTYTCPADIDNVLKERIEQTAILAYRTLSIRDYARIDMRVKDGVPYVLEINSLPGLWKGYSDLPKMAESSGLGYEGLIMKIVESALKRL
- a CDS encoding biotin transporter BioY; translation: MKTQKLVFIALMAAIVSVLAQIAIPLPFTPVPFTLQVFGVVLAGLLLSPADAFLSMLVYILLGAVGIPVFAQFEAGLAVLTGPKGGFLISFPLAAYIISATSYKRTGWLFPGLGCLAGLAIIYTIGTLQLSTVTGMGMVKALYAGTIPFIPFDIAKAALAIIVARPVKKALLSLSS
- the rimI gene encoding ribosomal protein S18-alanine N-acetyltransferase; the protein is MMKENIRIVPMTKEHVDSVIEIEELSFSIPWAKEAFEMEVTMNKCATYIVAMIDDVVAGYGGFWAILDEAHITNIAVHPDYRGIGVGNALLEGLIEAARKRGATSMTLEVRASNEIAQNLYRKYGFKAYGRRKGYYQDNGEDAIIMWKYDL